In Mastomys coucha isolate ucsf_1 unplaced genomic scaffold, UCSF_Mcou_1 pScaffold20, whole genome shotgun sequence, one DNA window encodes the following:
- the LOC116099370 gene encoding LOW QUALITY PROTEIN: protein Mdm4-like (The sequence of the model RefSeq protein was modified relative to this genomic sequence to represent the inferred CDS: inserted 2 bases in 1 codon; deleted 2 bases in 1 codon; substituted 2 bases at 2 genomic stop codons), translating into MTSHSTSAQCSASDSAXRISSEQIIQQVQPKLQLLKILHAEGAQGEVFTVKEVMHYLGQYIMVKQLYDQQEQHMVYCGGDLLGCQSFSVKEPSPLYEMLRKNLVTSASVNTXHSATEYSNPKKRTEEDGNHTLPTSRCKCRDPRADEDLIEHLSQDKTCRLDFDFEDWYVAGLPWWFLGNLRNNYIPRSNGSTDLQTNQDIGTAIVSDTKDNLWYLNETVPDQLGVGIKVEAANSEQASEVGKTSNKKMVEVGKDDDIEDSKSLSDDTDVEVTSEDEWQCTECKKFNSPSKRYCFRCWALRKDWYSDCSKLTHSLSTSNITAICPEKKDNEGIDVSDCRRTISAPVVRPNDGYLKEEKPRFDPCNSVEFLNLAHNSESQETISSTREQTDIFSEQKTETESMEDIQNVLKPCSLCERRPRDGNIIHGKTSHLTTCFHCARRLKXSGASCPACKKEIQLVIKVFIA; encoded by the exons ATGACATCACATTCCACCTCTGCCCAGTGTTCAGCATCTGACAGTGCTTGAAGAATTTCTTCGGAGCAAATCATTCAGCAGGTACAACCAAAACTGCAGCTTTTGAAGATTTTGCATGCAGAAGGTGCTCAGGGGGAAGTATTCACCGTGAAAGAGGTAATGCACTATCTAGGCCAGTATATAATGGTAAAGCAGCTCTATGATCAACAGGAGCAACACATGGTATACTGTGGTGGAGATCTACTTGGATGTCAGAGCTTTTCTGTGAAAGAGCCAAGCCCTCTCTATGAGATGCTAAGAAAGAATCTTGTTACATCAGCCTCTGTTAACAC GCACAGTGCAACAGAATACTCCAACCCcaaaaaaagaactgaagaggATGGTAATCACACACTGCCTACCTCACGATGTAAATGCAGAGATCCCAGAGCAGATGAAGACTTGATAGAACATTTATCTCAAGATAAGACATGTAGGCTTGACTTTGACTTTGAGGACTGGTATGTTGCTGGCCTGCCTTGGTGGTTTCTAGGGAATTTGAGAAACAACTATATACCTAGAAGTAATGGCTCAACTGATTTACAGACAAATCAGGATATAGGTACTGCCATTGTTTCAGACACTAAGGACAATTTGTGGTATTTAAATGAGACCGTGCCAGATCAATTAGGTGTTGGAATAAAAGTTGAAGCTGCTAATTCTGAGCAAGCAAGTGAAGTAGGGAAAACAAGTAACAAAAAGATGGTTGAAGTGGGAAAAGACGATGATATTGAGGACTCCAAGTCCTTAAGTGATGATACTGATGTGGAAGTTACTTCTGAGGATGAGTGGCAGTGTACGGAATGCAAGAAGTTTAATTCTCCAAGCAAGAGGTACTGTTTTCGTTGCTGGGCCTTGAGGAAGGATTGGTATTCGGATTGTTCTAAATTAACTCATTCTCTCTCTACATCTAACATCACTGCCATC TGTCCTGAAAAGAAGGACAATGAAGGAATTGATGTTTCTGATTGTAGGAGAACCATTTCAGCTCCTGTTGTTAGGCCTAATGATGGGTATTTAAAGGAGGAAAAGCCTAGGTTCGACCCCTGCAACTCAGTGGAATTTTTGAATTTGGCTCATAATTCTGAAAGCCAAGAGACCATTTCAAGCACGAGAGAACAAACAGATATTTTTTCTGAGCAGAAAACGGAAACAGAAAGTATGGAAGATATTCAGAATGTCTTGAAGCCATGTAGCTTATGTGAAAGAAGGCCTCGGGATGGGAACATTATTCATGGGAAGACGAGCCATTTGACGACATGTTTCCACTGTGCTAGAAGACTGAAGTAGTCTGGGGCCTCATGTCCTGCTTGTAAGAAAGAGATTCAGTTGGTTATTAAAGTTTTTATAGCATAG